In Streptomyces canus, one DNA window encodes the following:
- a CDS encoding helix-turn-helix domain-containing protein, producing MGGEMLPPDEAGPDDVVLSWQGADVVAVRLPQLADSLDHILAAMERKRGKPLADLDRKAKQEVVRILEARGAFSVRHGVETVASALGVSRFTVYNYLNRDKA from the coding sequence ATGGGCGGCGAGATGCTCCCGCCGGACGAGGCCGGCCCCGACGACGTCGTGCTCTCCTGGCAGGGCGCCGACGTGGTCGCCGTACGGCTGCCGCAGCTCGCGGACTCCCTCGACCACATCCTGGCCGCCATGGAGCGCAAGCGGGGCAAGCCGCTCGCGGACCTGGACCGCAAGGCCAAGCAGGAGGTCGTGCGGATACTGGAGGCGCGTGGCGCCTTCTCCGTACGGCACGGCGTGGAGACCGTGGCGAGCGCGCTCGGGGTGAGCCGCTTCACGGTCTACAACTATCTGAACCGGGACAAAGCGTAG
- a CDS encoding 2-hydroxy-3-oxopropionate reductase, which translates to MSNLPKIAWIGLGIMGSPMSENLVKAGYDVTGFTLEQDKLDRLAAAGGTAARSIAEAVRDADVIITMVPASPQVEAIAYGPEGILDNARSGALLIDMSSITPQTSVDLAKAAKEKGIRVLDAPVSGGEAGAIEAVLSIMVGGEQTDFDEAEPVFEALGKTIVLCGPHGSGQTVKAANQLIVAVNIQACAEAVVFLEKSGVDLKAALDVLGGGLAGSTVLTRKKDNFLQRDFKPGFRIDLHHKDMGIVTDAARNVGAALPVGAVVAQLVASLRAQGDGGLDHSALLRAVERLSGAQV; encoded by the coding sequence ATGAGCAACCTCCCCAAGATCGCCTGGATAGGTCTCGGCATCATGGGCTCCCCCATGTCCGAGAACCTGGTCAAGGCGGGTTACGACGTCACCGGCTTCACCCTCGAACAGGACAAGCTGGACCGGCTGGCCGCCGCCGGTGGCACCGCGGCGCGTTCGATCGCCGAGGCCGTGCGGGACGCCGACGTGATCATCACGATGGTGCCCGCCTCCCCGCAGGTCGAGGCCATCGCGTACGGCCCCGAGGGCATCCTGGACAACGCCCGCTCCGGCGCCCTGCTGATCGACATGTCCTCGATCACCCCGCAGACCTCGGTCGACCTGGCGAAGGCGGCGAAGGAGAAGGGCATCCGCGTCCTGGACGCGCCCGTGTCCGGCGGCGAGGCCGGTGCGATCGAGGCGGTGCTGTCCATCATGGTCGGCGGTGAGCAGACCGACTTCGACGAGGCCGAGCCGGTCTTCGAGGCGCTCGGCAAGACCATCGTGCTGTGCGGTCCGCACGGCTCGGGCCAGACCGTGAAGGCCGCCAACCAGCTGATCGTCGCCGTCAACATCCAGGCGTGCGCCGAGGCCGTGGTCTTCCTGGAGAAGTCGGGCGTGGACCTCAAGGCCGCCCTGGACGTCCTGGGCGGCGGTCTCGCCGGCTCGACCGTGCTGACCCGCAAGAAGGACAACTTCCTTCAGCGCGACTTCAAGCCGGGCTTCCGTATCGACCTGCACCACAAGGACATGGGCATCGTCACCGACGCCGCCCGCAACGTCGGCGCGGCTCTGCCCGTCGGCGCCGTGGTCGCCCAGCTGGTCGCCAGTCTGCGTGCGCAGGGCGACGGGGGCCTGGACCACTCGGCGCTGCTGCGGGCCGTGGAGCGCCTGTCCGGCGCCCAGGTCTGA
- the uraH gene encoding hydroxyisourate hydrolase, with the protein MSTSTTASVSTHILDTSAGRPAGGVAVQLAARPGREADWQALGGSATDADGRCKDLPALPEGTTHVRLDFEVEPYFLKQADAQQDAPANRDSGATGVFFPEVAITFAVNPGEHYHVPLLLNPFGYSVYRGS; encoded by the coding sequence ATGAGTACGAGCACCACCGCCTCCGTGTCCACGCACATCCTGGACACCAGCGCCGGCCGCCCCGCCGGGGGAGTCGCCGTCCAGCTCGCCGCCCGCCCCGGGCGCGAGGCGGACTGGCAGGCGCTCGGCGGCTCCGCGACCGACGCGGACGGCCGGTGCAAGGACCTGCCGGCGCTGCCGGAGGGGACCACCCACGTACGGCTCGACTTCGAGGTCGAACCGTACTTCTTGAAGCAAGCCGATGCGCAGCAGGACGCCCCCGCGAATCGGGACAGCGGTGCGACCGGAGTGTTCTTCCCCGAGGTGGCGATCACCTTCGCCGTGAACCCGGGCGAGCACTACCACGTACCGCTGCTGCTCAACCCGTTCGGCTACTCCGTTTACCGAGGGAGCTAG
- the gcl gene encoding glyoxylate carboligase: MARMTAARAAVEILRREGVTDAFGVPGAAINPFYAALKASGGIHHTLARHVEGASHMAEGYTRTRAGTIGVCIGTSGPAGTDMITGLYSATGDSVPILCITGQAPTAVIHKEDFQAVDIASIARPVTKMAVTVLEAAQVPGVFQQAFHLMRSARPGPVLIDLPIDVQLTEIEFDPETYQPLPVYKPAASRAQIEKALGLLNESARPLIVAGGGVINADAAELLVEFAELTGTPVVPTLMGWGVLPDDHELNAGMVGLQTSHRYGNATFLESDFVLGIGNRWANRHTGKLDVYTAGRTFVHVDVEPTQIGRIFAPDYGIASDAKAALELFVEVARELKAAGRLPDRSAWAASAQEKKATLQRRTHFDDIPIKPQRVYEEMNKAFGPETRYVSTIGLSQIAGAQMLHVFKPRHWINCGQAGPLGWTIPAALGVAKADPEAQVVALSGDYDFQFMIEELAVGAQHRIPYIHVLVNNSYLGLIRQAQRAFDIDFQVNLEFENVNSPELGVYGVDHVKVAEGLGCKAIRVTDPAELGAALEQAKKLAAEFQVPVVVEAILERVTNISMSTTNDIGNVVEFEEIATEPGHAPTSIKPLKV; this comes from the coding sequence ATGGCTCGAATGACCGCTGCCCGCGCGGCAGTTGAGATCCTCAGGCGCGAAGGTGTCACGGACGCGTTCGGTGTCCCCGGCGCGGCGATCAACCCCTTCTACGCGGCGCTCAAGGCCTCCGGGGGTATCCATCACACCCTCGCCCGTCACGTCGAGGGCGCCTCGCACATGGCCGAGGGCTACACCCGCACCCGGGCGGGCACCATCGGTGTCTGCATCGGCACGTCAGGACCCGCCGGCACCGACATGATCACCGGCCTGTACTCCGCGACCGGCGACTCCGTCCCGATCCTGTGCATCACGGGCCAGGCCCCGACCGCCGTGATCCACAAGGAGGACTTCCAGGCCGTCGACATCGCCTCCATCGCGCGGCCGGTGACGAAGATGGCGGTCACCGTCCTGGAGGCGGCCCAGGTCCCCGGCGTCTTCCAGCAGGCCTTCCACCTCATGCGCTCCGCCCGCCCCGGCCCCGTCCTCATCGACCTGCCGATCGACGTCCAGTTGACGGAGATCGAGTTCGACCCGGAGACGTACCAGCCGCTCCCGGTCTACAAGCCGGCCGCGAGCCGTGCGCAGATCGAGAAGGCGCTCGGTCTGCTCAATGAGTCCGCGCGGCCGCTGATCGTCGCCGGCGGCGGTGTCATCAACGCCGACGCCGCCGAACTCCTCGTCGAGTTCGCCGAGTTGACCGGTACCCCGGTCGTCCCGACCCTCATGGGATGGGGCGTCCTGCCCGACGACCACGAGCTCAACGCCGGCATGGTGGGCCTGCAGACCTCGCACCGCTACGGCAACGCCACCTTCCTGGAGTCCGACTTCGTCCTCGGCATCGGCAACCGCTGGGCCAACCGCCACACCGGCAAGCTGGACGTCTACACGGCGGGCCGGACGTTCGTCCACGTCGATGTCGAGCCGACCCAGATCGGCAGGATCTTCGCGCCGGACTACGGCATCGCCTCCGACGCCAAGGCGGCCCTGGAGCTCTTCGTCGAGGTGGCAAGGGAGTTGAAGGCGGCCGGCCGGCTCCCCGACCGCTCGGCCTGGGCGGCCTCCGCGCAGGAGAAGAAGGCGACCCTCCAACGCCGTACGCACTTCGACGACATCCCCATCAAGCCGCAGCGTGTGTACGAGGAGATGAACAAGGCCTTCGGCCCCGAGACCCGGTACGTCTCCACGATCGGCCTCTCCCAGATCGCCGGCGCCCAGATGCTGCACGTCTTCAAGCCGCGCCACTGGATCAACTGCGGCCAGGCGGGCCCGCTCGGCTGGACGATCCCGGCCGCGCTGGGTGTCGCCAAGGCCGACCCGGAGGCGCAGGTCGTCGCCCTCTCCGGTGACTACGACTTCCAGTTCATGATCGAGGAGTTGGCCGTCGGGGCCCAGCACAGGATTCCGTACATCCACGTCCTCGTGAACAACTCCTACCTGGGCCTGATCCGCCAGGCCCAGCGCGCCTTCGACATCGACTTCCAGGTCAACCTGGAGTTCGAGAACGTCAACTCCCCGGAACTGGGCGTCTACGGCGTCGACCACGTCAAGGTCGCCGAGGGCCTCGGTTGCAAGGCCATCCGGGTGACCGATCCGGCGGAACTTGGCGCGGCGCTGGAACAGGCGAAGAAGCTCGCCGCCGAGTTCCAGGTCCCGGTCGTCGTCGAGGCCATCCTGGAGCGGGTCACCAACATCTCGATGTCGACGACGAACGACATCGGCAACGTGGTCGAGTTCGAGGAGATCGCGACGGAGCCGGGCCACGCGCCGACGTCGATCAAGCCGCTGAAGGTCTGA
- the uraD gene encoding 2-oxo-4-hydroxy-4-carboxy-5-ureidoimidazoline decarboxylase — MTSTSTSPGLARFNVLEEHAAHAVLLEACASTAWARRLLAARPYATAEDLYATSDAAMAELTPDDLAEAMAGHPPIGRPKPGDPASAREQRGMAGASEELKAEMLELNLAYQERFGHVFLICATGRTGEQMRDAVRERIGNAPEQEREIVRTELGKINRIRLARIVEEDA; from the coding sequence GTGACTTCGACTTCCACGTCCCCCGGCCTGGCCCGGTTCAACGTCCTGGAGGAGCACGCGGCCCACGCGGTGCTCCTCGAGGCGTGCGCCTCCACGGCGTGGGCTCGGCGTCTGCTCGCCGCCCGCCCCTACGCGACCGCGGAGGACCTCTACGCCACCAGCGACGCCGCCATGGCCGAGCTGACCCCCGACGACCTCGCCGAGGCCATGGCCGGTCACCCGCCGATCGGCCGTCCCAAGCCGGGCGACCCCGCCTCGGCCCGCGAGCAGCGCGGCATGGCGGGCGCCTCCGAGGAGCTCAAGGCGGAGATGCTCGAACTGAACCTGGCGTACCAGGAGAGGTTCGGTCATGTCTTCCTGATCTGCGCGACCGGCCGCACCGGCGAGCAGATGCGCGACGCGGTCAGGGAGCGGATCGGCAACGCGCCGGAGCAGGAACGCGAGATCGTCCGCACCGAGCTGGGCAAGATCAACCGTATCCGGCTCGCCCGCATCGTCGAAGAGGACGCCTGA
- a CDS encoding SDR family oxidoreductase, whose protein sequence is MVVMILVTGATGTIGSEVVRRLVARGEKVRALTRDPERAAAEWPPGVEAARGHHRDVGSVAAAMAGVDRAFLVGVFGPEDGDSDRGMVEAARTAGVRRVVKLSAIMAGDSRTGLGGIAHGRGEEAVRESGLEWVILRPSAFASNTLSWAEALRSGEPVPNMLGSGRQGVVDPRDVAEIAVAALGGPGHAGRTYTLTGPETLSPQDQAAALAGVLGGPVELRDLTPPQTRELLVASGWSEESAEGMLRSVRFVAEGGNAVVTRDVEEVLGRPARTYREWAEDHKGLFGGVLRPRAGGG, encoded by the coding sequence GTGGTGGTCATGATCCTTGTGACAGGTGCCACCGGAACCATCGGCAGTGAGGTAGTACGACGGCTCGTGGCGCGCGGAGAGAAGGTGCGCGCGCTCACGCGGGACCCGGAGAGGGCCGCGGCCGAATGGCCGCCCGGCGTGGAGGCGGCGCGGGGCCATCACCGTGACGTCGGTTCGGTGGCGGCGGCCATGGCGGGCGTCGACCGCGCCTTCCTCGTGGGCGTCTTCGGCCCGGAGGACGGGGACAGCGACCGAGGGATGGTCGAGGCGGCCCGGACGGCGGGCGTCCGGCGGGTTGTGAAGCTTTCGGCGATCATGGCGGGCGATTCCCGGACGGGCCTGGGTGGCATCGCGCACGGACGCGGTGAGGAGGCGGTCCGGGAAAGTGGGCTGGAATGGGTGATCCTGCGCCCGTCCGCCTTCGCGTCGAACACGTTGAGCTGGGCGGAGGCGCTCCGCTCGGGTGAGCCGGTGCCGAACATGCTGGGCTCGGGCCGGCAGGGGGTCGTGGACCCGCGGGATGTCGCCGAGATCGCGGTCGCGGCGCTGGGCGGTCCGGGGCACGCGGGGCGGACGTACACCCTGACCGGCCCCGAGACGCTCAGCCCCCAGGACCAGGCGGCCGCGCTGGCAGGGGTGCTCGGCGGCCCTGTGGAGCTCCGTGACCTGACTCCGCCTCAGACGCGTGAACTGCTGGTCGCCTCGGGCTGGAGCGAGGAGTCCGCGGAGGGGATGCTGCGGAGCGTCCGCTTCGTGGCCGAGGGCGGAAACGCGGTGGTCACCAGGGATGTCGAGGAGGTGCTGGGGCGTCCGGCGCGGACGTATCGGGAGTGGGCGGAAGACCACAAAGGGCTGTTCGGCGGGGTACTTCGCCCGCGGGCCGGCGGGGGCTGA
- a CDS encoding histidine phosphatase family protein translates to MGDLFLVRHGETEWSRSGRHTGWSDVPLTGRGREEARRLVPLIRSHRIGAAFVSPLQRARETAELIGLHDLRIDVDLREWDYGGYEGVTTVEIQRERPDWFLFTDGVAPGPPEHPGESPEQVGERADRVLAKVDAAHANTEGCVVLVAHGHFLRVLTARRLGLPPSAGALFQLATGTVCRLGTEHGRPVIAGWNVRPGS, encoded by the coding sequence ATGGGTGATCTCTTTCTGGTCCGGCACGGTGAGACCGAGTGGTCGCGGTCCGGGCGGCACACCGGCTGGTCGGACGTACCGCTGACCGGGCGCGGCCGGGAGGAGGCGCGCCGGCTGGTGCCGCTGATCCGCTCGCACCGCATCGGCGCCGCCTTCGTCAGCCCCCTGCAGCGGGCCCGGGAGACCGCGGAGCTCATCGGCCTGCACGACCTGCGGATCGACGTCGATCTGCGCGAGTGGGACTACGGCGGCTACGAGGGCGTCACCACCGTCGAGATCCAGCGGGAGCGCCCGGACTGGTTCCTGTTCACGGACGGGGTGGCACCCGGCCCGCCCGAGCACCCCGGGGAGAGCCCGGAGCAGGTCGGCGAACGGGCCGACCGCGTGCTGGCCAAGGTGGACGCGGCGCACGCGAACACCGAGGGGTGCGTGGTGCTGGTGGCGCACGGCCATTTCCTCCGGGTCCTCACCGCCCGCCGGCTCGGGCTGCCGCCGTCGGCCGGTGCGCTGTTCCAGCTGGCGACGGGGACGGTGTGCCGGCTGGGGACGGAGCACGGGCGGCCGGTGATCGCGGGGTGGAATGTCAGACCCGGGTCGTAG
- a CDS encoding TIM barrel protein: MPGFESSTAAEQRFNVNLSILFTELPLLERPAAAAAAGFTAVELWWPWIDTPTPERTELDALKTAIEDAGVQLTGLNFYAGRLPGPDRGALSVPGEESERFRANIDVAADFAGSLGATALNALYGNRVDGVDPAEQDALALENLVLAARAADRIGAILLIEALNKPESPLYPLVSAPAAVGIVDKVNDATGLGNAKFLMDLYHLSMNGEDLPAVIEEFTPKTGHVQIADNPGRGAPGTGSLPLEDLLDRLRKAGYDGWVGLEYKPGDRPSAEAFDWLPR, from the coding sequence ATGCCCGGTTTTGAATCGAGCACAGCCGCAGAACAGCGCTTCAACGTCAACCTGTCGATCCTCTTCACGGAACTCCCCCTCCTGGAGCGCCCCGCCGCAGCCGCCGCGGCCGGCTTCACCGCGGTCGAGCTGTGGTGGCCCTGGATCGACACCCCCACGCCCGAGCGGACCGAACTCGACGCGCTGAAGACGGCGATCGAGGATGCGGGCGTCCAGCTCACGGGCCTGAACTTCTACGCCGGCCGGCTGCCGGGCCCCGACCGCGGTGCCCTGTCCGTCCCCGGCGAGGAGTCGGAGCGGTTCCGCGCCAACATCGACGTGGCCGCCGACTTCGCCGGATCGCTCGGCGCCACGGCGCTCAACGCCCTGTACGGCAACCGCGTCGACGGCGTGGACCCGGCCGAGCAGGACGCGCTCGCGCTGGAGAACCTGGTCCTCGCGGCCCGCGCGGCCGACCGGATCGGCGCGATCCTCCTGATCGAGGCCCTCAACAAGCCGGAGTCACCGCTGTACCCCCTGGTGAGCGCGCCCGCTGCGGTGGGGATCGTCGACAAGGTCAACGACGCAACCGGCCTCGGCAACGCGAAGTTCCTCATGGACCTGTACCACCTGTCCATGAACGGCGAGGACCTGCCGGCGGTGATCGAGGAGTTCACCCCGAAGACCGGCCATGTGCAGATCGCCGACAACCCGGGCCGCGGCGCGCCCGGTACCGGCTCACTTCCCCTCGAAGACCTCCTCGACCGGCTGAGGAAGGCGGGCTACGACGGCTGGGTCGGCCTCGAGTACAAGCCGGGCGACCGCCCGAGCGCCGAGGCCTTCGACTGGCTGCCCCGCTGA
- a CDS encoding acyl-CoA thioesterase, translated as MSEPFSVPVTVRGYETDVQGHLNQSVYLNYAEHARWSLLRAAGITQAALIGSGVGPVALETTIRYLRELLAGDKVEVTCAFEWGEGKTFRIRQTVRKQDGTVAAEITAVGGLMDLKERRLVANASEVLKGLATDPGLL; from the coding sequence GTGAGCGAGCCGTTTTCCGTGCCGGTGACCGTCCGCGGGTACGAGACGGACGTACAGGGCCACCTCAACCAGAGCGTGTACCTCAACTACGCGGAGCACGCCCGCTGGTCACTGCTCAGGGCCGCCGGGATCACCCAGGCCGCACTCATCGGGAGCGGGGTGGGTCCGGTGGCGCTGGAGACCACCATCCGCTACCTGCGCGAGCTGCTGGCCGGTGACAAGGTGGAGGTGACCTGCGCCTTCGAGTGGGGCGAGGGCAAGACCTTCCGCATACGGCAGACCGTCCGCAAGCAGGACGGCACCGTGGCGGCCGAGATCACCGCGGTCGGCGGGCTGATGGACCTCAAGGAGCGGCGCCTGGTCGCGAACGCGAGCGAGGTCCTCAAGGGGCTGGCCACGGACCCGGGCCTGTTGTAG
- a CDS encoding chitosanase: MRFPSALPRTAARRTLLAVLGAGALSTQLPSEEAADPTGLDDPDKKDLAMRLVSSAENSSLDWQAQYPYIEDLGDGRGYTAGIIGFCSGTSDMLALVELYTQRVSDNPLAPYLPALRAVDGTDSHDGLDPGFPSAWRKAAQTSAFRRAQRDERDRGYFDPAVACAKKDGLGTLGQFVYYDAMVMHGPGTDALSFGGIRRRAREDADTPTDGGGEIAYLHAFLNARVWAMKQEAAHSDVSRVETAQRVFLEQGNLDLDTPLKWKVYGDSYEIG; encoded by the coding sequence ATGCGATTTCCCAGTGCCCTGCCCCGAACCGCCGCCCGCCGCACGCTGCTCGCCGTCCTCGGAGCCGGGGCGTTGAGCACCCAGCTGCCGTCCGAGGAGGCCGCGGACCCGACCGGGCTGGACGACCCGGACAAGAAGGACCTCGCGATGCGGCTGGTGTCCAGCGCGGAGAACTCGTCTCTGGACTGGCAGGCGCAGTACCCGTACATCGAGGACCTCGGGGACGGGCGCGGCTACACCGCCGGCATCATCGGTTTCTGCTCCGGTACGAGCGACATGCTGGCCCTGGTCGAGCTCTACACGCAGCGGGTCTCCGACAACCCCCTGGCCCCCTATCTGCCCGCCCTGCGCGCGGTGGACGGCACCGACTCGCACGACGGGCTGGACCCGGGCTTTCCTTCGGCCTGGCGGAAGGCGGCGCAGACCTCCGCGTTCCGCCGGGCGCAGCGGGACGAGCGGGACCGCGGCTACTTCGACCCGGCGGTCGCGTGTGCCAAGAAGGACGGCCTCGGCACGCTCGGCCAGTTCGTCTACTACGACGCGATGGTCATGCACGGCCCCGGCACCGATGCCCTGAGCTTCGGCGGCATCCGTCGGCGGGCCCGCGAGGACGCGGACACCCCGACGGACGGCGGCGGTGAGATCGCCTATCTGCACGCCTTCCTGAACGCCCGGGTGTGGGCGATGAAGCAGGAGGCGGCGCACAGTGACGTGAGCCGGGTCGAGACGGCCCAGCGGGTCTTCCTGGAGCAGGGCAATCTCGACCTGGACACACCGCTCAAGTGGAAGGTGTACGGGGACAGTTACGAGATCGGCTGA
- the pucL gene encoding factor-independent urate hydroxylase — protein MPILGQNQYGKAENRVVKITRDGATHHIKDLNVSVSLSGDMDAVHYSGSNAHVLPTDTTKNTVYAFAKEHGIASAEQFGIHLARHFVTSQEPIRTARIRIEEYSWERIATAGEDAHSFVRQGQETRLTQITYDGSSWEVVSGLKDLTVMNSTNSEFWGYVKDKYTTLPEAYDRILATEVAGRWRFNWSDDEQETPDWETSYEQVKKHMLEAFAETYSLSLQQTLYQMGSRIIDHRAEIDEVRFSLPNKHHFLVDLEPFGLKNDNEVYFAADRPYGLIEATILRDGCEPRIPVDLTNL, from the coding sequence ATGCCCATCCTGGGACAGAACCAGTACGGCAAGGCCGAGAACCGAGTCGTGAAGATCACGCGGGACGGCGCCACCCACCACATCAAGGACCTCAACGTCTCGGTGTCGCTGAGCGGCGACATGGACGCGGTCCACTACTCCGGCTCCAACGCCCACGTGCTGCCGACCGACACCACCAAGAACACGGTGTACGCGTTCGCCAAGGAGCACGGCATCGCATCCGCCGAGCAGTTCGGCATCCACCTCGCCCGGCACTTCGTCACCTCGCAGGAACCGATCAGGACCGCGCGGATCCGCATCGAGGAGTACTCCTGGGAGCGGATCGCGACGGCCGGCGAGGACGCGCACTCCTTCGTCCGCCAGGGCCAGGAGACCCGCCTGACCCAGATCACCTACGACGGCTCCTCCTGGGAGGTCGTCTCCGGGCTCAAGGACCTGACCGTCATGAACTCGACCAACTCCGAGTTCTGGGGCTACGTCAAGGACAAGTACACGACCCTGCCCGAGGCGTACGACCGCATCCTGGCGACCGAGGTGGCCGGCCGCTGGCGCTTCAACTGGTCGGACGACGAGCAGGAGACGCCCGACTGGGAGACGTCCTACGAGCAGGTCAAAAAGCACATGCTCGAGGCCTTCGCCGAGACGTACTCGCTCTCGCTCCAGCAGACCCTGTACCAGATGGGTTCGCGGATCATCGACCACCGGGCCGAGATCGACGAGGTCCGCTTCTCGCTGCCGAACAAGCACCATTTCCTCGTGGACCTGGAGCCGTTCGGGCTGAAGAACGACAATGAGGTCTACTTCGCCGCCGACCGGCCCTACGGGCTGATCGAGGCGACCATCCTCCGGGACGGCTGCGAGCCGAGGATTCCGGTGGATCTCACCAACCTCTGA
- a CDS encoding AraC family transcriptional regulator, with translation MSDSVSGRALRTPDELRPWITEIKALAVEGVDPRKPFVQLPDPTTKVIVRSEGRGRPTFLVSGPRVRAGYHAGKRQVSCTEVRLAPGAVRPLLGVPAVDLVGRIVPLGALPGRAARQLAYELRWLESEEVVARLADVLPGLLPTAAGGTRTELLRAAVSALSVRSGHIPGHVSEVARELAVSERQLRNLFSEGVGLSPKHYARIDRVRAVLAHATELASAELAAVTGYYDQSHMTSDFRTLMGVPPRSYFTGRLPAPRSCQVIDRQ, from the coding sequence GTGAGCGACTCCGTTTCCGGGCGGGCCCTGCGCACCCCCGACGAGCTGCGTCCGTGGATCACAGAGATCAAGGCCCTGGCCGTCGAGGGGGTGGATCCGCGGAAGCCGTTCGTCCAGCTGCCCGACCCCACGACCAAGGTGATCGTCCGCAGTGAGGGGCGGGGACGGCCCACCTTCCTGGTCTCCGGGCCCCGTGTCCGGGCCGGGTACCACGCGGGCAAGCGACAGGTGTCCTGCACGGAGGTGCGGCTGGCGCCGGGAGCCGTCCGGCCACTGCTCGGCGTCCCGGCCGTCGACCTCGTCGGGCGGATCGTCCCGCTGGGCGCGCTGCCGGGCCGGGCCGCGCGGCAACTGGCGTACGAACTCAGGTGGCTGGAGTCCGAAGAGGTCGTCGCCCGGCTCGCGGACGTCCTCCCTGGACTGCTGCCCACCGCGGCCGGCGGGACACGGACCGAGCTGCTGCGGGCCGCGGTCTCCGCGCTGTCCGTCCGCTCGGGGCACATACCCGGCCATGTCAGTGAAGTGGCTCGTGAACTCGCCGTCAGTGAGCGTCAGTTGCGCAACCTGTTCAGCGAGGGGGTCGGCCTCTCGCCGAAGCACTACGCCCGCATCGACCGCGTCCGCGCCGTGCTCGCCCATGCCACCGAGCTGGCCTCGGCCGAACTGGCCGCCGTCACCGGCTACTACGACCAGTCCCACATGACGTCCGACTTCCGCACCCTGATGGGCGTCCCGCCACGCTCCTACTTCACGGGACGGCTTCCCGCTCCCCGCTCCTGCCAGGTGATCGACAGACAGTGA
- a CDS encoding 8-oxoguanine deaminase, whose product MAADRRIVIENCSIATVDAHDTEYPSGYVVIAGNRIESLGAGRAPEGLENVDRRIDATGHLVTPGLVNTHHHYYQWITRGLATDHNLFNWLVALYPTWARIDEQMVYAAAQGSLAMMARGGVTTAMDHHYVFPAGSGDLSGAIIRAARETGVRFSLARGSMDRSEKDGGLPPDFAVETLDGALAATEATVKEHHDSSFGAMTQVAVAPCSPFSVSTELLREGAELARRLGVRLHTHGSETVEEEQFCKELFGMGPTDYFESTGWLGEDVWMAHCVHMNDSDIAAFARTKTGVAHCPSSNARLAAGIARVPDMLAAGVPVGLGVDGTASNESGELHTELRNALLINRLGTHREAALNARQALRLGTYGGAQVLGRAAETGSLEAGKLADLVLWKLDTLAHASIADPVTALVFGAAAPVTASFVNGRQIVENSRLLHVDEDAIARSTREQARRLARIAAQG is encoded by the coding sequence ATGGCAGCAGACCGGCGCATCGTCATCGAGAACTGTTCGATCGCGACCGTGGACGCGCACGACACCGAGTACCCGAGCGGATACGTCGTCATCGCCGGCAACCGCATCGAGTCGCTCGGCGCGGGCAGGGCGCCCGAGGGCCTGGAGAACGTCGACCGCCGGATCGACGCCACCGGCCACCTGGTGACCCCCGGCCTGGTCAACACCCATCACCACTACTACCAGTGGATCACCCGGGGCCTGGCCACCGACCACAACCTCTTCAATTGGCTCGTCGCGCTGTACCCGACCTGGGCACGCATCGACGAGCAGATGGTCTACGCGGCGGCGCAGGGCTCGCTCGCGATGATGGCCCGCGGTGGCGTCACCACCGCCATGGACCACCACTACGTCTTCCCCGCAGGTTCCGGCGACCTGTCCGGCGCGATCATCCGCGCCGCCCGCGAGACGGGCGTCCGCTTCAGTCTCGCCCGCGGCTCCATGGACCGCAGCGAGAAGGACGGCGGCCTGCCCCCGGACTTCGCCGTCGAGACCCTGGACGGCGCCCTCGCCGCGACCGAGGCGACCGTCAAGGAGCACCACGACTCCTCCTTCGGCGCGATGACCCAGGTCGCCGTCGCCCCCTGCTCGCCCTTCTCCGTCTCCACCGAACTCCTGCGTGAAGGCGCCGAGTTGGCCCGACGCCTCGGCGTACGGCTGCACACCCACGGCTCGGAGACCGTCGAGGAGGAGCAGTTCTGCAAGGAGCTGTTCGGCATGGGCCCGACCGACTACTTCGAGTCCACCGGCTGGCTCGGCGAGGACGTGTGGATGGCGCACTGCGTCCACATGAACGACTCCGACATCGCCGCCTTCGCCCGGACGAAGACGGGTGTGGCCCACTGCCCGTCGTCCAACGCCCGTCTGGCGGCGGGTATCGCGCGGGTCCCGGACATGCTCGCGGCCGGTGTCCCGGTCGGCCTCGGCGTCGACGGCACGGCCTCCAACGAGTCCGGCGAACTCCACACCGAGCTGCGCAACGCCCTGCTCATCAACCGCCTGGGTACGCACCGGGAAGCGGCTCTGAACGCCCGGCAGGCGCTGCGCCTGGGCACCTACGGCGGCGCCCAGGTCCTGGGCCGCGCGGCCGAGACCGGCTCCCTGGAGGCGGGCAAGCTCGCCGACCTGGTGCTGTGGAAGCTCGACACCCTCGCGCACGCCTCGATCGCCGACCCGGTGACCGCGCTGGTCTTCGGCGCGGCGGCACCCGTCACGGCCTCCTTCGTGAATGGCCGTCAGATCGTCGAGAACAGCCGTCTGCTGCACGTCGACGAGGACGCCATCGCGCGCTCCACGCGGGAACAGGCCCGGCGTCTGGCGCGGATCGCCGCGCAGGGCTGA